The sequence below is a genomic window from Thermus thermamylovorans.
CCACGTCCAGGTCGCTCCTTTCCTTCTTCAGGGGGTAGTTCCGCGCCCCGTGGAGGGAAAGGGTGTAGACCGAAGGGTCCCCCTGGAAGAAGACCGCGGTGCCGTTCCCCTGGTGGGCGTCCAGGTCCAACACCAGGACCCGGCCCGAAAAACCCTCCCGCCGGAGCCAGGCCACGGCCACGGCCACATCGTTGAAGAGGCTGTACCCCTCGGCCCGGTCGGGGAAGGCGTGGTGGGTGCCCCCGGCAAGGTTGAGGCCCAGGCCCCATTCCAGGGCATCCAGGGCCGCGGCCAAGGTGCCCCCCGCGGCGTGGAGGGCCCGGCGGAGAAGGGCGGGGCTATAGGGCAAGCCCAGTCGCAGGGACTCCTCCCGGGAAAGCCCCTTGGCAAAGAGCTTTTCCACGTACTCCGGACGGTGAGCGAGGAGAAGGGCCTCCTTCGGCACCTCGGGGGCGGGCAGGATGGGAAGGAGGCCCTTTAGGGCCTCCGCCACCCCCCGGTACTTGTAGAGGGGAAAGGGGTGGCCCTCGGGGAGGGGGAAGGCCAGGTGGGCGGTGGCGTAAGCCCGCACGCCTTCCATCCTGCCCCATTGGGGCAGAATGGAGTGGAGCTTGCGCCTCCTTGTCCTCGCCGACCAGGCCCACCCCCACGTCCACTCCCCCCGCTTCCCGGAGAACCTGGGCCCCTTCGACCTGGTCCTGGGGGCGGGGGACCTCCCGGGGGAGTACCTGGAGTACGTGGCCAGCAAGGTGACGGTGCCCGTCCTCTACGTGCCCGGGAACCACGGGGAGGAGTGGGTGGGGGAGGGGCCAAAGAGGCGGCGGCCGGGGGGAGCGGTGAACCTCCACGGCAGGCTCTTCCCCTACCGGGGCCTCCTCCTCTACGGGGTGGGGGGGGTGCCCCGCTACCGGGAGGGGGAGGGGCAGCTCTCCGAGGGGGAGCTGCTGGCCCTGGCCCTGAAGCCCCTCTTCCTCCTGCCCCGCAGGCTCCTCCGGGGGCACGGGGTGGACGTCCTCCTCACCCACGCCCCGCCCCCAGGGCCCACCGCCGGGGAGGGCTTCCCCCACCGGGGAAGCCCCGCCTTCCTCCTCCTCCACCGCCTCCTCCGCCCCCGGCTCCACGTGCACGGCCACACACCCCTCCTCGGGGCCCCCTCCTTCCGCCGCCACCGCA
It includes:
- a CDS encoding metallophosphoesterase, which gives rise to MEWSLRLLVLADQAHPHVHSPRFPENLGPFDLVLGAGDLPGEYLEYVASKVTVPVLYVPGNHGEEWVGEGPKRRRPGGAVNLHGRLFPYRGLLLYGVGGVPRYREGEGQLSEGELLALALKPLFLLPRRLLRGHGVDVLLTHAPPPGPTAGEGFPHRGSPAFLLLHRLLRPRLHVHGHTPLLGAPSFRRHRTPLGVEVVHVQGYALLSL
- a CDS encoding histone deacetylase family protein, whose amino-acid sequence is MRAYATAHLAFPLPEGHPFPLYKYRGVAEALKGLLPILPAPEVPKEALLLAHRPEYVEKLFAKGLSREESLRLGLPYSPALLRRALHAAGGTLAAALDALEWGLGLNLAGGTHHAFPDRAEGYSLFNDVAVAVAWLRREGFSGRVLVLDLDAHQGNGTAVFFQGDPSVYTLSLHGARNYPLKKERSDLDVGLPDGTGDEAYLLALEGALEWAAAFRPEFVFYNAGVDVLQGDRFGRLALSLVGVRRRDLRVFRFVKALGVPLVVVMGGGYNRDPHLTVAAHAETYRLALSSLA